A window of Campylobacter concisus contains these coding sequences:
- a CDS encoding thioredoxin gives MKNLLVLIITLFAFFGCDEDESGSINFKEFSPNEEVKLIDVNGKELILVRKDRGFAIKNDENKVLMIDIFGTFCPPCQKEAAELTKYQLENKDKFTLIGLTHFENITNEYVLHEFMQKFNAYYFITNDQKINDRLAEQIVRDIEYKHEIALPFKVVIKNGEYQILTDVDSGQYGVKYYLGGIKVTKMKEDLAKIYETK, from the coding sequence ATGAAGAATTTGCTTGTTTTAATAATCACTTTATTTGCTTTTTTTGGTTGCGATGAGGACGAGAGCGGTAGTATAAATTTTAAAGAATTTAGTCCAAACGAAGAGGTTAAGCTTATAGACGTAAACGGCAAAGAGCTTATTTTAGTTCGAAAAGACCGCGGCTTTGCTATCAAAAATGATGAAAATAAGGTTTTAATGATCGACATTTTTGGCACATTTTGCCCGCCTTGTCAAAAAGAGGCAGCTGAGCTTACAAAATATCAGCTTGAAAACAAAGATAAATTTACACTAATTGGACTAACTCATTTTGAAAATATCACAAATGAGTATGTTTTGCACGAATTTATGCAAAAATTTAATGCTTATTATTTCATAACAAACGATCAAAAGATAAATGACAGACTTGCCGAGCAAATCGTAAGAGACATCGAATATAAACACGAGATCGCACTACCTTTTAAGGTCGTGATAAAAAATGGCGAATATCAAATTTTAACAGACGTAGATAGCGGACAATACGGGGTAAAATACTATCTTGGTGGTATAAAAGTCACAAAAATGAAAGAAGATCTGGCAAAAATTTATGAGACAAAATAA
- the smpB gene encoding SsrA-binding protein SmpB: MKDLAKNKKALHDFSILETFEAGIVLKGSEVKALRAGRANLKDSFVRVIKGELFLLNAHISYLETTHSAFRPNERAARKLLMHRKQIDKIFGQVSQDGLTLVVLALYLSDKNIVKARLALAKGKNLHDKRETLKRREADKEARAAIKRYV; this comes from the coding sequence ATAAAAGATCTAGCAAAAAATAAAAAAGCTTTGCATGACTTTAGCATACTTGAAACCTTCGAGGCCGGCATCGTTTTAAAAGGTAGCGAGGTCAAGGCACTGAGGGCTGGCAGAGCAAATTTAAAAGATAGCTTTGTGCGCGTCATAAAGGGCGAGCTTTTTTTATTAAACGCACATATCAGCTATCTTGAGACCACACATAGCGCATTTCGTCCAAATGAGCGAGCAGCCAGAAAACTTTTGATGCATAGAAAGCAGATCGATAAAATTTTCGGTCAAGTCTCACAAGATGGGCTGACACTAGTTGTCCTAGCACTTTATCTAAGCGATAAAAACATCGTAAAAGCAAGGCTTGCCCTTGCAAAAGGTAAAAATTTACACGATAAACGCGAGACTCTAAAAAGACGCGAGGCAGACAAAGAGGCAAGAGCTGCCATAAAAAGATACGTTTAA
- a CDS encoding 4-(cytidine 5'-diphospho)-2-C-methyl-D-erythritol kinase — MKSFAKINVFLKVVGTRGNYHEILSRFILCEQLFDEIYFKKSNSFAIECNNHDIKDNIIQKAADELKRAGFSNELDEFFSSHKIIINKNIPIGAGLGGGSSNAATFLLMVNDELNLNIKHENLMQIASKIGADVAFFVSGYKAANVSGIGEIIEDFNDEVPNLNIFTPNVFCSTPMVYQEFRSNFLQYIDVNAAKKMQNLKSKELLEIYKNEELNDLFAPCFKLYPQMNEFKDKFLSGSGSSVFSIK, encoded by the coding sequence ATGAAAAGCTTTGCAAAGATCAATGTCTTTTTGAAGGTAGTTGGCACTAGAGGCAACTACCACGAAATTTTATCGCGTTTTATCCTCTGTGAGCAACTTTTTGATGAAATTTATTTTAAAAAGTCAAATTCATTTGCCATAGAATGCAATAACCACGATATAAAAGATAACATCATCCAAAAAGCGGCAGATGAGCTAAAAAGAGCCGGCTTTTCAAACGAGCTCGACGAGTTTTTTAGCTCTCATAAAATCATCATCAACAAAAATATCCCAATTGGTGCGGGCCTTGGTGGAGGTAGTTCAAATGCCGCCACCTTTTTGCTAATGGTAAATGACGAACTAAATTTAAATATAAAACATGAAAATTTGATGCAAATAGCCTCCAAAATCGGTGCAGATGTAGCTTTTTTCGTAAGTGGCTACAAGGCAGCAAATGTAAGCGGCATAGGCGAGATCATAGAAGATTTTAACGATGAAGTGCCAAATTTAAATATCTTCACGCCAAATGTTTTTTGCTCCACACCGATGGTTTATCAAGAATTTAGAAGCAATTTCTTACAATACATAGACGTTAATGCTGCAAAAAAGATGCAAAATTTAAAAAGCAAAGAGCTACTTGAAATTTATAAAAACGAGGAGCTAAACGATCTTTTTGCCCCATGCTTTAAGCTCTATCCACAAATGAATGAGTTTAAAGATAAATTCCTAAGTGGTAGCGGCAGTAGCGTATTTAGCATAAAATAA
- the csrA gene encoding carbon storage regulator CsrA, whose translation MLILARKENEEILIGNDIKVVIVNISKNTVKLGIEAPRNTMILRSELANDIKNENIHATKTASEADIHELAKKIEK comes from the coding sequence ATGTTAATCCTAGCAAGAAAAGAAAATGAAGAAATTTTAATAGGAAATGACATAAAAGTTGTCATAGTAAATATTTCAAAAAATACTGTTAAACTCGGTATAGAAGCGCCACGAAATACAATGATACTAAGAAGCGAACTAGCAAACGATATCAAAAACGAAAATATCCATGCCACAAAAACTGCAAGCGAAGCCGATATCCACGAGCTAGCCAAAAAAATCGAGAAATGA
- the truB gene encoding tRNA pseudouridine(55) synthase TruB yields MNAIFVANKPAGMSSNHFLGRLKRKYGVKKAGFSGTLDPFASGCLIVAFGSYTKFFRFLDKSPKVYEATIWLGASSPSMDNENITEISNVKEINLEKLEAIRGELTGRISYIPPKFSAKHVNGTRAYKLARNGEEFELKTETMEIFDSQILNYSHPFLTIRLSVSEGSYIRSYAEIFGKKLGYNVTLSSLKRISEGKFCYENEKFLNICDFLNIQGNTYFGDINDILDGKKLKINDFETQKQGIYLLNYDKFMSVIQITDDTINYTLNKVEKC; encoded by the coding sequence ATGAACGCCATCTTCGTGGCAAACAAGCCAGCTGGCATGAGTTCAAACCACTTTTTAGGGCGACTAAAGAGAAAATACGGCGTTAAAAAGGCTGGATTTTCAGGCACACTTGATCCATTTGCGAGTGGCTGCCTAATAGTCGCTTTTGGCTCATATACGAAATTTTTTAGATTTTTAGATAAAAGTCCAAAAGTCTATGAAGCTACGATCTGGCTTGGGGCGAGTAGTCCGAGCATGGACAATGAAAATATCACTGAAATTTCAAATGTAAAAGAGATAAATTTAGAAAAACTTGAAGCCATAAGAGGCGAGCTGACTGGCAGAATAAGTTACATCCCGCCAAAATTTAGCGCCAAGCACGTAAATGGCACAAGAGCCTATAAGCTAGCTAGAAACGGCGAAGAATTTGAGCTAAAGACAGAAACAATGGAAATTTTTGATAGCCAAATTTTAAACTATTCGCACCCATTTTTAACTATTCGTCTAAGCGTAAGCGAAGGAAGTTATATCCGTTCGTATGCAGAAATTTTTGGAAAAAAGCTTGGTTATAATGTAACTTTAAGCTCATTAAAAAGGATAAGTGAAGGTAAATTTTGCTACGAAAATGAAAAATTTTTGAATATTTGTGATTTTTTAAATATTCAGGGAAATACATACTTTGGGGATATAAACGATATTCTTGATGGTAAGAAATTAAAAATTAACGATTTTGAAACACAAAAGCAAGGAATTTATTTGCTAAATTATGATAAATTTATGAGCGTAATCCAAATCACGGATGATACTATAAATTACACTCTAAATAAGGTTGAAAAATGTTAA
- a CDS encoding ATP-dependent helicase, with translation MEKLLSNLNEAQREAATHIDGPMLILAGAGSGKTKTITTRLAYLIGEVGIDAANTLTLTFTNKAANEMRSRAMAMLSQSGKNYSPLLCTFHKFGLLFLKLYIEKLGRKNNFVIIDTDDKKRIIKSFESPVATAILSSEISNYKNSLLSVEEVYKNANFSSFDKSKDNFYKQAAQIYEKYEDYLKTNNLVDFDDLLGLTYKILDENEDLAREISNRYKYIMVDEYQDTNDLQYKLLKKLCLCHENICVVGDDDQSIYGWRGAKIDNILNFKDQFKDVKIIRLEKNYRSSEAILKAANELIDHNRNRLGKKLVGTKGEGEAVNLIESFDESVEAGKIAKCIKELLSKGVQAKDIAILYRINALSRSLEDGLNKEQIAYKMVGGVKFYERAEIKDIISYLRLINNPNDDFSIRRIINRPKRGLGKVSLDKLEKMAFEGKISIYEAISNISDNDEAFSKKVKSALVEFANSLKELQESSSVFDLIDKFEAKFGVKKYYESLPDGAERAANIDEFYAVLKDQIKQNPSFDLEEFLNEITLTSEQDGISNEAISIMSVHASKGLEFEHLFVIGLEEGFFPLIGDGSDIEEERRLAYVAITRAKKTLSLSFANSRFYKGQRTRLNKSRFLSESGITHGSLVIEQSNEFKKGDLVKHKIFGIGRVSAVSKIKKEFKLTINFGGNVREIMSSFVEKAV, from the coding sequence ATGGAAAAATTACTATCAAATTTAAACGAAGCCCAGCGTGAAGCAGCTACTCATATAGATGGTCCGATGCTCATACTTGCAGGAGCTGGTAGCGGCAAGACAAAGACGATCACAACTAGGCTTGCTTACCTCATCGGCGAGGTCGGTATAGACGCGGCAAATACACTAACTCTTACTTTTACAAACAAAGCCGCCAACGAGATGCGCAGTAGAGCCATGGCGATGCTAAGCCAAAGTGGCAAAAACTACTCGCCACTACTTTGTACATTTCACAAATTTGGACTTTTGTTTTTAAAGCTCTACATAGAAAAGCTTGGCAGAAAAAATAACTTTGTCATCATCGACACAGACGATAAAAAACGTATCATCAAAAGCTTTGAAAGTCCAGTTGCCACGGCGATTTTATCAAGTGAAATTTCAAACTATAAAAACTCACTTTTAAGCGTCGAAGAAGTCTATAAAAACGCAAATTTCTCTTCATTTGATAAGAGCAAGGATAACTTTTACAAACAAGCTGCTCAAATTTATGAAAAATATGAAGATTATCTCAAAACAAATAATCTTGTTGATTTTGACGATTTATTGGGGCTTACTTATAAAATTTTAGACGAAAACGAAGATCTTGCTAGAGAAATTTCAAACCGCTACAAATACATAATGGTCGATGAGTATCAAGACACAAACGACCTTCAGTATAAACTGCTAAAAAAGCTCTGTCTATGCCACGAAAATATCTGCGTCGTGGGCGATGATGACCAGAGTATCTACGGCTGGCGCGGCGCAAAGATCGATAATATCTTAAATTTTAAAGATCAGTTTAAAGACGTAAAGATCATTAGACTTGAGAAAAACTACCGCTCAAGCGAGGCGATACTAAAGGCTGCAAACGAGCTGATAGATCATAACCGTAACCGCCTTGGCAAGAAGCTTGTGGGCACAAAAGGCGAAGGCGAAGCAGTAAATTTGATAGAGAGTTTTGATGAGAGCGTTGAGGCTGGTAAGATCGCAAAATGCATAAAAGAGCTTTTAAGCAAAGGTGTGCAGGCAAAAGATATTGCGATCTTATATCGCATAAACGCGCTCTCTCGCTCGCTTGAAGATGGGCTAAACAAAGAGCAGATCGCTTATAAAATGGTCGGTGGAGTTAAATTTTACGAAAGAGCCGAGATCAAAGATATCATAAGCTACCTAAGACTGATAAACAATCCAAACGATGATTTTTCAATAAGGCGCATCATCAATCGCCCAAAACGAGGACTAGGCAAAGTGAGTCTTGATAAGCTTGAAAAAATGGCATTTGAGGGCAAAATTTCCATTTACGAGGCGATCTCAAATATCTCTGATAACGATGAAGCCTTTAGTAAAAAGGTGAAATCGGCACTTGTTGAGTTTGCGAACAGCCTAAAAGAGCTTCAAGAAAGCAGCTCAGTTTTTGACCTCATAGATAAATTTGAAGCTAAATTTGGCGTGAAAAAATACTACGAGAGCTTGCCAGATGGTGCTGAAAGAGCGGCGAACATCGACGAGTTTTACGCTGTTTTAAAAGATCAGATCAAGCAAAATCCAAGCTTTGATCTAGAAGAGTTTTTAAACGAGATCACGCTAACAAGCGAGCAAGACGGCATTAGCAACGAGGCTATAAGCATCATGAGCGTGCATGCGAGCAAGGGACTTGAGTTTGAGCACCTTTTTGTGATCGGCCTTGAAGAGGGATTTTTCCCGCTCATTGGCGACGGTAGCGACATCGAAGAGGAGCGCAGGCTTGCGTACGTGGCGATAACAAGAGCCAAAAAGACACTTAGCCTAAGCTTTGCAAATTCGCGCTTTTACAAGGGTCAGCGCACGAGGCTAAATAAGAGTAGATTTTTAAGTGAGAGCGGTATCACGCATGGCTCGCTAGTCATCGAACAGAGTAATGAATTTAAAAAAGGCGACTTGGTTAAGCATAAAATTTTTGGTATTGGCAGGGTGAGCGCGGTTAGCAAGATCAAAAAAGAGTTTAAGCTAACTATAAATTTTGGTGGCAATGTAAGAGAGATAATGTCAAGCTTCGTGGAAAAGGCCGTATGA
- a CDS encoding M3 family oligoendopeptidase, whose product MQIWDLKALFANEKECEQNALNLQKECEKFKDKYLESYENLKTDEFLKAFSEYENLIAKISKVMTYAFLNFAKDTSKGAFYAKIDEIATKANENLIFFEIKFNEFSPKKQEEIIKSSKKYGYYLSNLAKAKPHQLSVAEERVLLRTASTGAEGFSRLFDESMSKMRFKFKGELLNEEEILAKLHDNDQSVRKLAAKSLSNELSKHQHLLGYIYNMIKTDLKISCELRNFKLPEEPRHLENQISKKSVDSLIAVTEKNFDLVSKFYERKREILGLKKLYDYDRYAPLSSEGEYKFDECKKIVLKAFGTFSPKFGDIAKSAFSDGWIDVYPAPNKRGGAFSHSGSSDTHPYILLNHTNQRRDLFTLAHELGHAVHQKLSYNVSYLNSDTPLTTAETASVFCEMLVFDHVKDGLSKKEKISLLAGKIEDIFATLYRQINFTTFERAVHAHEGEISLDELNKIWLRESKKMFGKSVTLNDYYKIWWSYIPHFIHTPFYCYAYSYAQLLVLALFGLYKSGKCKNFVEIYTEFLNLGGSLSPRELVGKFGFDIDDKNFWQIGINEVKKLVDEFLEISKD is encoded by the coding sequence ATGCAAATTTGGGATCTAAAAGCACTTTTTGCAAACGAAAAAGAGTGCGAGCAAAACGCACTAAATTTACAAAAAGAGTGCGAGAAATTTAAAGATAAATACCTTGAAAGTTATGAAAATTTAAAAACAGACGAGTTTTTAAAGGCATTTAGCGAATATGAAAATTTAATAGCTAAAATTTCAAAAGTAATGACTTATGCTTTTTTAAATTTTGCCAAAGATACAAGCAAGGGTGCATTTTACGCAAAGATCGATGAGATAGCAACAAAAGCAAATGAAAATTTGATATTTTTTGAGATCAAATTTAATGAGTTTAGCCCTAAAAAACAAGAAGAAATTATCAAAAGCTCTAAAAAATATGGCTACTATCTAAGCAATCTCGCTAAAGCAAAACCACACCAACTAAGCGTTGCCGAAGAAAGAGTCTTGCTTCGCACTGCAAGCACTGGGGCTGAGGGCTTTTCGAGGCTTTTTGATGAGAGCATGAGCAAGATGAGGTTTAAATTTAAAGGTGAGCTTTTAAATGAAGAGGAAATTTTAGCCAAGCTTCATGACAACGATCAAAGCGTGCGAAAACTAGCCGCTAAGAGCCTTTCAAACGAACTTAGCAAGCACCAGCACCTTCTTGGCTACATATACAATATGATAAAAACTGATCTAAAAATAAGCTGCGAGCTACGAAATTTCAAGCTCCCTGAAGAGCCAAGACACCTTGAAAATCAAATCAGTAAAAAAAGCGTTGATTCGCTAATTGCTGTAACTGAGAAAAATTTTGACCTAGTCTCTAAATTTTACGAGCGAAAAAGAGAAATTTTAGGTCTTAAAAAGCTTTATGATTACGATAGATACGCGCCTCTTAGCAGTGAGGGCGAGTATAAATTTGATGAGTGCAAAAAGATAGTTTTAAAGGCGTTTGGGACATTTTCACCTAAATTTGGCGATATAGCCAAAAGCGCCTTTAGTGACGGCTGGATCGACGTTTATCCAGCTCCGAACAAGCGAGGTGGCGCGTTTTCTCACTCTGGATCAAGCGACACGCACCCTTATATTTTGCTAAATCACACAAACCAGCGAAGAGACCTTTTCACGCTAGCTCACGAGCTTGGCCACGCCGTGCATCAAAAGCTCTCTTATAATGTAAGCTACCTAAACTCAGACACTCCGCTAACCACGGCTGAGACGGCTTCAGTCTTTTGTGAGATGCTAGTTTTTGACCACGTAAAAGACGGCCTTAGCAAAAAAGAGAAAATTTCACTGCTCGCTGGCAAGATCGAGGATATATTTGCCACGCTTTACCGCCAGATAAATTTCACCACCTTTGAAAGGGCTGTGCACGCACACGAAGGCGAGATCAGCCTAGATGAGCTAAATAAAATTTGGCTAAGAGAGAGCAAAAAGATGTTTGGCAAAAGTGTCACGCTAAATGACTACTACAAAATTTGGTGGAGCTACATCCCGCACTTCATCCACACGCCATTTTACTGCTACGCTTACTCTTACGCGCAGCTTCTTGTACTTGCACTTTTTGGGCTTTATAAAAGCGGTAAATGTAAAAATTTTGTCGAAATTTACACCGAGTTTTTGAACCTTGGCGGGAGTCTTAGCCCAAGGGAGCTTGTGGGTAAATTTGGCTTTGATATAGATGATAAAAATTTCTGGCAGATAGGCATAAACGAGGTCAAAAAACTAGTAGATGAGTTTTTAGAAATTTCAAAGGATTAA